The proteins below come from a single Salinivibrio kushneri genomic window:
- a CDS encoding amidase family protein, with the protein MLDQAMFAHPFYPPRQDSLNGVFRRYKLAVSHSVSVEEHVAGIGIPSWSEGRNAASQDAAVVKTMMAQGASLIGQLQMDPLGVSITGFNPFYAELRNPHFRQYRVGGANAGIAVAVAKKLADLGIGNDAFGGVRIPAAHCGLFGYRPTPSLIDTQGIISVAETFDNVGVCSATLGPLSQFQELVAKPSSAVTNIQGVVIAEAVFALFYSDEAMAQVYQHLEHLSLPQESTLTMNKLVLSRLENAQVSIASQEFLLMYGAWLKQAKLDLPTSTQQYVDRLKAVDYKAHYQAKKTRKQLRDTVCAMWPSDKVLLIPSTPGAILPRDADASDGDAFNLSQRRLMALAEVCGLPQLTIPLFEHQNTPYGVTLLAHPYKDKLLMEVARRWLD; encoded by the coding sequence ATGCTCGATCAAGCGATGTTTGCGCACCCGTTCTATCCACCACGGCAAGACAGCCTAAATGGGGTGTTTCGGCGTTATAAACTGGCAGTGTCCCACTCGGTGTCTGTTGAGGAACATGTCGCTGGTATCGGGATCCCCTCGTGGTCTGAGGGACGCAACGCCGCCAGCCAAGACGCTGCGGTGGTAAAAACCATGATGGCGCAGGGCGCTAGCCTGATAGGGCAACTGCAAATGGATCCTTTAGGCGTCAGTATCACTGGTTTTAATCCATTTTACGCGGAGCTCCGCAACCCTCACTTTCGTCAGTACCGCGTGGGAGGGGCGAACGCAGGTATCGCGGTAGCGGTGGCAAAAAAGCTGGCTGATTTGGGCATTGGTAACGATGCATTTGGCGGCGTGCGGATCCCTGCTGCACATTGTGGACTGTTTGGCTATCGTCCGACGCCAAGCCTTATCGATACCCAGGGGATCATCTCTGTCGCAGAAACCTTTGATAATGTGGGAGTGTGCAGCGCGACACTTGGCCCGTTAAGTCAGTTTCAAGAGCTGGTGGCTAAGCCATCCTCCGCGGTGACGAATATCCAAGGTGTGGTCATCGCCGAAGCGGTTTTTGCGTTATTCTACAGTGATGAAGCGATGGCGCAGGTCTATCAGCACCTCGAGCATTTGAGCTTACCGCAAGAGTCGACGTTGACGATGAATAAACTGGTGCTGTCGCGGCTTGAAAATGCGCAGGTGTCAATTGCCAGCCAAGAGTTTCTGTTGATGTACGGCGCGTGGCTGAAACAGGCCAAGCTTGATTTGCCCACCTCAACGCAACAGTATGTAGACCGCCTAAAAGCTGTCGACTACAAAGCGCATTATCAGGCGAAGAAAACCCGCAAGCAGTTGAGAGATACCGTTTGTGCCATGTGGCCAAGCGATAAGGTGTTACTGATCCCATCCACACCGGGCGCCATTTTACCTCGTGATGCGGACGCGTCAGATGGCGATGCGTTTAACTTATCGCAGCGACGACTGATGGCGCTCGCGGAGGTGTGTGGTTTACCCCAACTCACTATCCCGTTGTTTGAGCATCAAAACACCCCTTATGGCGTGACATTACTGGCTCACCCTTACAAAGATAAGTTATTGATGGAAGTAGCACGCCGTTGGCTCGATTAA
- a CDS encoding TIGR03643 family protein encodes MALNEQPGEIDRIIEMAWEDRTPFEAIEALYGLRQDDVIALMRRELKPRSFKVWRERTRGRKTKHTALRSRSVIRSHCKTQYKLKAAKK; translated from the coding sequence ATGGCATTGAACGAGCAACCGGGAGAGATTGACCGGATTATTGAAATGGCGTGGGAAGATAGAACCCCGTTTGAGGCGATTGAAGCACTCTATGGCCTGCGACAAGATGATGTTATCGCGCTGATGCGCCGTGAGTTAAAGCCGCGCAGCTTTAAGGTATGGCGCGAGCGTACACGTGGACGCAAAACCAAGCACACGGCCCTGCGTTCAAGGAGCGTGATACGTAGCCATTGTAAGACACAATACAAGCTTAAAGCCGCCAAAAAGTGA